A part of Plasmodium coatneyi strain Hackeri chromosome 8, complete sequence genomic DNA contains:
- a CDS encoding Variable surface protein Vir7-like protein: protein MGPSANNLPSGRAYGDFDFKHKLYGTYSQVNPIKSSLQGILQKYPNTSRSLDKIASAWYYVSKMISNHDPIYKERCFLFYFWLGDIVSGNLQDNSKFLNAMGEIYTTLGKHFSEGKCENMYADLSRLYFSHMKEVFNDYYNLKTVCKQFQGTDFTGLDAYSSSLGAVPDAYGKMNAHCAGNGSGTAYCNEFQKKYEKYSNRTLSKDTCAVIKAEETGATGNQNTGSPRPGSTGTWNPGSSGSGSTGHQSPGSSGPGSTGTWKPGSSGPGSTGTWNPGSSGSGSTGTWNPGSSGTGSTGTWNPGSSGSGSTGHQSPGSSGPGSTGTWKPGSSGPGSTGTWNPGSSGHASAGSEVGGNSVVPAAVSSGLVAVALPTLAYFFYKYKPFFLRKHNHSANGRRKRSLRREFNEFDDDDDISTTINSSEYSIPYTSSSSR from the exons atg ggTCCAAGTGCAAATAACTTACCTTCAGGGAGGGCGTATGGAGACTTTGATTTCAAGCACAAGCTATACGGTACTTATTCTCAAGTCAATCCAATAAAAAGTAGTCTTCAGGGTATACTACAGAAATATCCGAATACTAGTCGTTCCTTAGATAAAATTGCAAGTGCGTGGTATTACGTGTCCAAGATGATAAGCAACCACGACCCAATCTACAAGGAACGTTGTttcctattttatttctGGCTAGGGGACATAGTATCGGGGAATTTACAGGACAATAGTAAATTTCTGAATGCCATGGGTGAAATATACACGACCCTGGGAAAACACTTTTCCGAAGGTAAGTGTGAGAATATGTACGCCGACTTAAGCAGACTGTATTTTAGCCACATGAAGGAAGTATTTAATGATTATTACAACCTGAAGACTGTATGTAAACAGTTCCAGGGAACAGATTTCACGGGGTTAGATGCATACTCCAGTTCCCTGGGGGCAGTTCCTGACGCCTATGGGAAGATGAATGCGCACTGTGCAGGTAATGGTAGTGGAACTGCCTACTGTAATGAATTCCAGAAGAAGTACGAAAAATACAGTAATAGAACATTATCAAAAGATACGTGTGCTGTaataaaagcagaagaaactGGAGCTACTGGTAATCAaaacactggtagtccaagaccaggttctacgggaacttggaacccaggttcttctggttccggtAGTACCGGACACCAGTCTCCTGGTTCCTCTGGACccggttctacgggaaccTGGAAACCTGGTTCATCCGGACCTGGTTCCACTGGaacttggaatccaggttcttccggttccggttctacaggaacctggaatccaggttcttccggtaccggttccacgggaacctggaacccaggttcttctggttccggttctaccGGACACCAGTCTCCAGGTTCCTCTGGTCCAGGTTCTACGGGAACCTGGAAACCCGGATCCTCTGGACCAGGTTCCACGGGAAcgtggaacccaggttcttctggacaCGCTTCTGCAGGTTCCGAAGTTGGTGGAAATTCTGTTGTTCCTGCTGCAGTCTCCAGTGGACTTGTTGCAGTAGCATTACCAAcattggcatattttttttacaagtacaaaccTTTTTTCTTGAGGAAGCATAATCATTctgcaaatggaagaaggaaaagatcccttaggagagaatttaatgagttcgatgatgacgacgacatctcaacaacaataaattcgtccgaatattctattccatatacttcatcatcatccagatga